The sequence GATCGCCTACCACCTCACCGATTCCGACGCCGTGGCATACTTCTGCTTCGAAGGCACCCCGGCCCTGCCCATGGGCGCCGAAGGACACAGCGGATTCCTCGAGTCCAGCGCCAAGCACTTCCTCCTCATCACGGCGAACCCAGCCGCGCCTAGCCCGATCGAAGGAGTCGAGACTCTCGGACAGGCATTGGCCACCATGTCTGCATCGTTCGAGTCCGCCGCCACCGAATCGACCGACACGGCCGCCATCCTCTACACCAGCGGCACCACCGGACAGCCGAAGGGCGCCGAACTCTCGCACGCGAACATCTCCTTCAACTCCCTCACATGCAACCGCCTCTTCTCCAGCGAGCCGGCGACTGACACGCATGTCCTGGCGCTGCCCTTGTTCCACACTTTCGGCGCGACCGTGCAGATGCACGCCGGCTTCTCGATAGCCGCAACGTTGCATCTGGTGCCCCGCTTCGATGCAGGACAGGTCATCGACCTCATGCAGCGCGAGGCCATCACGTTCTTCGCCGGCGTCCCGACCATGTGGTGGGGCCTACTGGAAGCGTTGACCGACGACGTGGACGTCGAGCGGATCGCGCAGAACCTCCGCATCGGTGTATCCGGCGGTTCGAGTCTGCCGGTCGACATCATCACCCGAGCACAACAGAAGCTCGGAGTGCAGATTCTCGAGGGCTATGGCTTGTCGGAGACTTCGCCGGTCGTCACGTTCAGCGACCCCGACCAGGCTCCCCGACCCGGATCGATTGGTGTTCCCATCTGGGGCATCGAGTGCAAGCTGATCGACCAGGACTGGAACGAGGTGTCCGAGATCGGTGAGATCGCGATCCGGGGGCACAACGTCATG comes from Rhodococcus oxybenzonivorans and encodes:
- a CDS encoding long-chain-fatty-acid--CoA ligase; the protein is MFNLSVLLEDSARKYPERDALVLGETRLTYAQVNGAANQVANLLVEQGIQPGDKIALSSPNIPWFPIVYYGALKAGAVVVPLNVLLKTREIAYHLTDSDAVAYFCFEGTPALPMGAEGHSGFLESSAKHFLLITANPAAPSPIEGVETLGQALATMSASFESAATESTDTAAILYTSGTTGQPKGAELSHANISFNSLTCNRLFSSEPATDTHVLALPLFHTFGATVQMHAGFSIAATLHLVPRFDAGQVIDLMQREAITFFAGVPTMWWGLLEALTDDVDVERIAQNLRIGVSGGSSLPVDIITRAQQKLGVQILEGYGLSETSPVVTFSDPDQAPRPGSIGVPIWGIECKLIDQDWNEVSEIGEIAIRGHNVMKGYYKRTDATAEVLRDGWFRTGDLARKDEDGFYYVVDRSKDMILRGGFNVYPREIEEVLMGHPDISLATVIGVPHESHGEEIKAFVILNTGVDTTSDDLIAWAKEQMAAYKYPRIIEIANSLPMTATGKILKRELR